The following DNA comes from Flavobacterium sp. N3904.
TAGTTTTTTATTAATTCGATTGTATTGTAATCGGTAGATTATATGAAGTTCGAACCGCTTTTCCCTCAAACATACCTGGCGACCATTTGGTTTTTAAAGATTTTAGAACGCGTATTGCTTCCGCACCAAGGCCATAACCAGGGTCTTTTAGCACTTTTATGTCTGTCATGCTTCCGTCTTTTTCAATAACAAAAGAAACACTTACTCTAATATCACTCTCGCTGTCTAAATCTGGTTTTTCAAAATTAGTGCCAACGTAAGTATAAAACTTTTTGATTCCTCCCGGAAATTCAGGCATTTTATCAACCATATTGCTAGTTAGGATGGTAGTGTCAGTAATGCCGGAGCTACTTGCAACAACTGCGCCAGTTGAAGGGGTTGTCCCTACTCCTGAACCAGCTACTCCCGATGTGTTATCGCTGGGATTGATTTTTAGATCGATGTTAGTGGCAATATCTTTTGGGGTTGCTGCATCAGGATGAACGATTTGTGGATTTATGAGTTGTACATCGGTATTGATGTTCTGTGTAATTGGTTTTTTAACTTCAGGCATAGGTTCTTCAACTTTTGTTTCAGGTAGCACATAAGGGTCGACATCTACGACTACAATCGGCGGTAAGTCTGGAACTAATGTTGGAATCCGGTGATCGGGATTTAGATA
Coding sequences within:
- a CDS encoding energy transducer TonB, whose amino-acid sequence is MSKLNIYETDWINIVFENRNKEYGAYHLRQENTKTSFFALFMGVLLLTAAISIPMVYNYLNPDHRIPTLVPDLPPIVVVDVDPYVLPETKVEEPMPEVKKPITQNINTDVQLINPQIVHPDAATPKDIATNIDLKINPSDNTSGVAGSGVGTTPSTGAVVASSSGITDTTILTSNMVDKMPEFPGGIKKFYTYVGTNFEKPDLDSESDIRVSVSFVIEKDGSMTDIKVLKDPGYGLGAEAIRVLKSLKTKWSPGMFEGKAVRTSYNLPITIQSN